In a genomic window of Quercus lobata isolate SW786 chromosome 4, ValleyOak3.0 Primary Assembly, whole genome shotgun sequence:
- the LOC115984549 gene encoding putative F-box protein At5g55150: MSKWADLPGDVFFQIMRRLFSDDIIISSAVCKSWHSLLNSVEKLPLPPSCPWLMLAEENEQSEKSNNEESRTRTRGFFNLRNAKVHNFELPEVAGRRCFGTSFGWLLTIGTDLQINLLHPMSKHLLCLPPQPTFSWQYDSDLEPKDIIGMFLKKVVLSRSPWNPATQECDCDCVIMVIYGEYRQLAFTRPGNKAWMDIKSSRRKRYADIAFYKGKFYAVDYDGALVVCRIDDNKKPRAKAIAPPLEGITMSFKWNVQKYIVESSGGLLLVTRYRGGHIYSEHNDYYDRSYDSDSDSDSGQNESSDEDDIENDDFEDYVENEDDVEDEDPMDESEEERYNEASPYVTIGFIVQKLERCHQGGSKFKYKWMKVDSLGDQALFVGDNSSLSLTASSLNGIKPNCIYFTDDDLRVFNCTRNGGGSDMGVFSMKDAEIKSHYSGQSLSFFCTPLWYI, translated from the coding sequence ATGTCAAAGTGGGCTGATCTTCCCGGTGATGTCTTCTTCCAAATAATGCGTCGACTATTTTCTGATGATATCATCATCTCCAGTGCTGTGTGCAAGTCATGGCACTCACTCCTTAATTCAGTGGAGAAACTCCCATTACCTCCTAGTTGTCCTTGGCTTATGCTTGCAGAGGAAAATGAACAAAGTGAAAAAAGCAATAACGAAGAAAGTAGGACTCGGACTCGTGGCTTCTTCAACTTACGAAATGCTAAAGTTCACAATTTCGAGCTTCCTGAGGTTGCTGGAAGAAGATGCTTTGGAACATCTTTTGGATGGTTGCTCACTATAGGAACCGATTTACAAATCAACCTCTTGCATCCGATGTCTAAACACCTATTATGTCTTCCACCCCAACCTACCTTTAGCTGGCAGTATGATTCTGATCTCGAGCCTAAAGATATTATTGGAATGTTTCTTAAAAAGGTTGTTTTGTCAAGGAGTCCTTGGAACCCAGCAACTCAAGaatgtgattgtgattgtgtAATCATGGTAATCTATGGTGAATATCGGCAATTGGCCTTCACTAGACCAGGAAATAAAGCTTGGATGGATATAAAAAGTTCTCGAAGAAAACGGTATGCTGACATTGCATTCTACAAGGGTAAATTTTATGCCGTAGATTATGATGGTGCACTTGTTGTTTGTCGCATTGATGATAACAAAAAGCCTAGGGCTAAAGCTATTGCCCCTCCTCTAGAAGGAATCACTATGAGTTTCAAATGGAATGTCCAAAAGTATATTGTTGAATCATCGGGAGGCCTTTTGTTGGTTACACGCTATCGAGGAGGTCATATATATTCCGAGCATAATGATTACTATGACCGGAGCTATGATTCTGACTCTGACTCCGACTCTGGACAAAATGAATCCAGTGATGAGGATGATATTGAGAATGATGACTTTGAGGATTATGTTGAGAATGAGGATGATGTTGAAGATGAGGACCCTATGGATGAATCTGAAGAAGAACGCTACAATGAAGCTAGCCCCTATGTGACAATTGGGTTCATAGTTCAAAAATTAGAAAGATGTCATCAAGGGGGAagtaaattcaaatataaatggaTGAAGGTTGATAGCTTGGGTGATCAAGCGTTGTTTGTGGGTGACAATTCATCATTGTCATTGACTGCATCGAGCCTTAATGGAATCAAACCTAATTGTATCTATTTTACAGATGATGATTTACGCGTTTTTAATTGTACCCGTAATGGTGGAGGGTCTGACATGGGCGTGTTTAGTATGAAGGATGCCGAAATTAAGTCCCATTACTCCGGTCAATCCCTTTCCTTCTTTTGTACCCCACTTTGGTACATATGA
- the LOC115984550 gene encoding receptor-like protein EIX2, with product MEKVAVFRLLIPYLCLIARWFVSNGVAQSVKCLTSDQETLINFKNGLQDPENHLSSWQGSNCCQWSGVSCKNSTGAVVAVDLHNPHPSGYDSSGRYGFWNLSGEVRPSLMKLKSLRYLDLSFNTFNGIPIPIFFGYLENLQYLNLSNAGFSGKIPPNLGNLSSLEYLDLKFSTLTVDNLEWMAGLTSLKHLMMNGVDLSMVGSDWVGTIQKLPVLMELHLSSCGLSGYIPSLAFVNFTSLAVIDLSFNMLNSKIPDWLVNISTLAYVDISSNKLYGRIPLGFSELPNLKSLNLVSNSNLTASCSQLFNGRWKNIEVLDLGYNKLHGKLPTSFGNLTSLTYVGLSANNIEGGIPSSIGKLCNLKFFDLSFNNLTESLPEIIEGTENCLFRSPLHGLQHLRLSLNYFHGTLPNWLGQLENLIELDLGYNLIQGSIPSFLGSLLHLTQLGLEGNELNGTLPDSLGQLSELSSFDVSFNHLTGIVTESHFSKLTKLKILHLSSNSFTLNVSSTWVPPFQIRNLDMGSCHLGPSIPAWLKSQKEVMYLDFSNASISGSIPSWFWEISSNLSLLNVSFNQLSGQLPNPLNVAPFADVDLSSNLFEGPIPLPVVEIELLDLSNNMFSGPIPRNIGASMPNLIFLSLSNNEITGDIPASMGDINLIEVIDLSSNNLTGNITASIGNFSLLRVLDLSGNNLYGGIPYSLGQLKLLQSLHLSGNKLSGELPLSFQNLSSLETLDLGNNMMEGTIPPWIGAGFRYLRLLNLRSNSFSGELPPKLSNLSSLQVLDLAENKLSGTIPVSFGDLNAMARVQIRNQYLFYGKYRGVYYKESLVVNVKGSAQRFSKTLSLVTSIDLSGNNLQGDLPQELTKLAGLVILNLSRNHISGQIPDRISNLRQLSSLDLSNNSLSGPIPPSMSLLSFLGFLNLSYNNFLGTIPYTGHMTTFEASSYAGNPGLCGAPLVVKCPSEETPVGGSIETYSEDKLIDTWFYLSLGLGFAAGILVPYFILAIRTSWRNAYFAFVDEVVDRLCCMRLRRTTHLGNRRRHLH from the coding sequence ATGGAAAAAGTTGCAGTTTTTAGATTGTTAATACCTTATCTCTGTTTGATAGCAAGATGGTTTGTTTCTAATGGCGTTGCACAGTCAGTGAAATGTCTGACATCTGATCAAGAAACTCTTATCAACTTCAAAAATGGTCTTCAAGATCCTGAGAACCATCTTTCATCATGGCAAGGAAGCAACTGCTGTCAATGGAGTGGAGTTAGCTGTAAAAATAGTACAGGAGCTGTTGTTGCAGTTGATCTTCATAACCCACATCCATCTGGTTATGATTCCTCTGGCAGGTATGGATTCTGGAACTTGAGTGGTGAGGTTAGACCTTCATTGATGAAACTCAAGTCTTTGAGATATTTAGATTTGAGCTTCAACACCTTCAATGGCATCCCAATTCCTATATTCTTTGGATATTTGGAGAATTTGCAATATCTTAACCTATCAAATGCTGGGTTTAGTGGCAAAATACCTCCGAATTTGGGAAATCTCTCTAGCTTGGAGTATCTTGATCTCAAGTTTTCAACTTTAACAGTTGATAATCTTGAATGGATGGCTGGTCTTACCTCTCTGAAACATCTTATGATGAATGGAGTTGACCTTTCAATGGTAGGATCTGACTGGGTAGGGACAATACAGAAGCTACCAGTTTTGATGGAGTTGCATCTATCTTCTTGTGGTCTATCTGGTTATATTCCTTCACTTGCCTTTGTTAATTTTACTTCCCTTGCTGTGATAGATCTTAGCTTTAACATGCTCAATTCAAAGATTCCTGATTGGCTTGTAAATATAAGTACTCTTGCATATGTTGACATTAGCTCCAACAAATTGTATGGAAGAATTCCACTTGGTTTTAGTGAGCTACCAAATTTGAAGAGTTTGAATCTTGTATCGAATAGCAATCTTACAGCAAGTTGTTCCCAACTATTCAATGGAAGGTGGAAAAATATAGAAGTCCTTGATCTAGGTTACAATAAATTACATGGGAAACTTCCTACTTCCTTTGGAAACTTGACATCTCTCACTTATGTTGGTCTCTCTGCCAATAATATTGAGGGTGGCATTCCAAGCTCCATTGGTAAACTGtgcaatttgaaattttttgatttatcTTTCAATAACCTAACAGAATCTTTGCCAGAAATCATAGAAGGAACAGAAAACTGTCTATTTAGAAGTCCTCTGCATGGTCTACAACACTTGAGATTGAGCCTCAATTACTTTCATGGTACATTACCAAATTGGTTGGGTCAGCTTGAAAACCTTATTGAACTTGATCTTGGATATAATTTGATTCAAGGTTCCATCCCTTCTTTTTTGGGGTCATTGCTACATCTTACTCAATTGGGACTAGAGGGGAATGAACTCAATGGGACTCTCCCAGATAGCTTAGGACAACTTTCTGAGTTGTCCAGTTTTGATGTTTCCTTCAATCATTTAACAGGAATAGTCACTGAATCACATTTTTCAAAGCTCACTAAGCTGAAGATCTTGCACTTGTCTTCCAATTCATTCACTTTGAATGTTAGTTCCACTTGGGTCCCTCCATTCCAAATCCGAAATCTTGATATGGGTTCCTGCCATTTGGGCCCTTCAATTCCAGCTTGGCTTAAATCACAGAAGGAGGTCATGTATCTAGACTTCTCAAATGCTAGCATTTCTGGTTCCATACCAAGTTGGTTTTGGGAAATTTCTTCTAATTTGTCGCTTTTAAATGTTTCCTTCAATCAATTAAGTGGTCAATTACCAAATCCATTAAATGTTGCTCCGTTTGCAGATGTTGATTTGAGCTCCAACCTCTTTGAAGGACCCATTCCTCTTCCAGTTGTTGAGATCGAATTGCTAGATCTCTCAAACAATATGTTCTCTGGTCCTATACCAAGGAATATAGGTGCATCCATGCCTAATCTgatcttcctctctctttcaaatAATGAAATAACAGGAGATATCCCTGCTAGTATGGGAGATATAAATTTGATTGAAGTCATTGATCTTTCGAGCAACAACTTAACAGGCAACATCACAGCAAGCATAgggaatttttctttattaaggGTTCTAGACCTCAGTGGCAACAACTTATATGGGGGAATTCCATACTCCTTGGGTCAACTAAAATTGCTTCAGTCACTTCACCTGAGTGGCAACAAGCTCTCTGGAGAGCTCCCTCTGTCTTTTCAAAATCTGTCAAGTTTGGAAACTTTGGATCTTGGAAACAACATGATGGAAGGTACCATTCCGCCGTGGATTGGAGCTGGTTTTAGATATCTTAGACTTCTCAACTTGCGTTCAAATTCATTTTCAGGAGAACTTCCCCCTAAACTTTCAAATTTAAGCTCATTGCAAGTCCTAGACTTGGCAGAAAACAAGTTGAGTGGCACAATTCCTGTTAGCTTTGGTGATCTAAATGCTATGGCTCGAGTGCAAATCAGAAACCAGTATCTTTTCTATGGCAAGTACAGGGGCGTCTACTACAAAGAAAGCTTGGTTGTGAATGTGAAAGGCAGTGCTCAAAGGTTCAGCAAGACTCTTTCCCTTGTGACTAGCATAGACCTTTCTGGAAATAACTTACAAGGAGATCTTCCCCAAGAACTAACAAAATTAGCAGGTTTGGTGATTCTGAACTTGTCTAGAAACCATATCAGTGGCCAGATTCCTGATCGCATTTCAAATTTGCGTCAACTTTCATCTCTTGATCTCTCAAATAATAGCCTTTCGGGTCCGATTCCTCCAAGCATGTCTCTGTTATCATTTCTGGGGTTTTTGAACTTGTCATACAATAACTTCTTGGGTACCATTCCTTACACTGGTCATATGACAACTTTTGAAGCATCATCTTATGCTGGGAACCCGGGTCTTTGTGGTGCTCCACTGGTTGTAAAGTGTCCAAGTGAAGAAACTCCTGTAGGGGGATCTATTGAAACTTACAGTGAGGACAAACTCATTGATACTTGGTTTTACTTGAGCCTTGGGCTTGGATTTGCAGCAGGTATTCTAGTTCCTTATTTCATTTTAGCAATTAGAACATCTTGGAGGAATGCCTACTTTGCTTTTGTTGATGAAGTTGTTGACAGATTATGCTGCATGAGACTCAGAAGAACAACACATCTTGGAAACAGAAGACGTCATCTGCATtag
- the LOC115987658 gene encoding uncharacterized protein LOC115987658 — protein sequence MALFTSISTPQLSVSVSIHRGGRPLNNRGRLLYPCASLSSSPSSSSSPSSESKPSSPTKESTILSSTTTSSSKPFVVEPSRPADSNLNYALANPNGSPIFRFVKGAESNIERTIFDFRFLALLAVGGSLAGSLLCFLNGCVYIIEAYKVYWSSCVRGIHSGQMVLRLVEAIDVYLAGTVMLIFGMGLYGLFISNVPSDVPAPLDRSLKSSSLFGMFALKERPKWMKISSLDELKTKVGHVIVMILLVKMFERSKMVTISTGMDLLSYSVCIFLSSASLYILHNLHRPE from the exons atggCTCTCTTCACTTCCATCTCCACTCCACAACTCTCCGTCTCCGTCTCGATCCACCGCGGCGGCCGCCCTTTAAACAACCGCGGCCGCCTTTTGTATCCCTGTGCTTCTTTGAGCtcctcaccatcatcatcatcatcaccatcttCTGAGTCAAAACCATCATCACCAACAAAAGAGAGTACCATACTTTCATCTACCACTACTTCTTCATCAAAACCGTTTGTTGTTGAGCCCTCTAGACCCGCAGACTCGAACCTCAACTACGCCCTTGCAAACCCAAATGGCAGCCCGATCTTCCGGTTTGTGAAGGGTGCTGAGTCCAACATTGAGAGG ACAATTTTTGACTTCCGCTTCTTGGCACTTCTGGCTGTTGGAGGCTCATTGGCCGGTTCACTCTTGTGCTTTCTGAAT GGTTGCGTTTATATTATAGAGGCATATAAAGTTTACTGGTCAAGCTGCGTCAGAGGGATTCATTCAGGACAGATGGTTCTACGACTAGTTGAAGCTATAG ATGTTTATCTTGCTGGGACTGTCATGTTAATATTCGGTATGGGCTTGTATGGACTATTTATCAGTAATGTGCCCTCTGATGTGCCTGCTCCTCTTGATCGTTCCCTTAAAAGCTCTTCTTTGTTTGGAATGTTTGCTCTCAAG GAGAGGCCTAAATGGATGAAAATTAGCTCACTTGATGAATTAAAGACAAAAGTGGGACACGTTATTGTCATGATTCTTTTAGTTAAGATGTTTGAGAGGAGCAAGATGGTTACAATCTCCACCGGTATGGATCTGTTAAGTTATTCTGTATGTATTTTCTTATCATCTGCTTCTTTGTACATCCTTCATAATCTGCACAGACCAGAGTAG